The Gammaproteobacteria bacterium genome has a segment encoding these proteins:
- a CDS encoding prenyltransferase, with protein MLAATRPRFLPASILPILIGSAWGARAAGALDVTALLLALAATALVHAASNVYNDVSDDLLGTDRVNTAHLHPFSGGSRLIQDGLLSRDSMRRLALALAVLAIGAGLLLAWQAGPAVLGAGLVGGALGAAYSLPGLRLAGRGLGEATIAIAFGILPVTGAAWLQTGSLDAMALLLALPVSAWVAAIILANEIPDASADAATGKRTLAVRLGVRTPRLYAIVQGAGLLAGLACIVRQLLPAWTLAVFALLFATALIASHWLGGSRTALRRGIRATLAIHVIGSIALIAALLSPAHSG; from the coding sequence ATGCTCGCAGCAACCCGACCGCGATTTCTCCCGGCCTCCATACTGCCCATTCTCATCGGCAGCGCCTGGGGCGCGCGCGCCGCGGGCGCGCTCGACGTAACCGCGTTACTGCTCGCGCTGGCGGCGACCGCGCTGGTCCATGCGGCCAGCAACGTCTACAACGACGTCAGCGATGACCTGCTCGGCACCGACCGCGTCAACACCGCGCACCTCCATCCTTTTTCGGGCGGGTCGCGGCTGATCCAGGACGGCCTGTTGTCGCGCGATTCGATGCGCCGCCTGGCACTGGCCCTGGCGGTACTCGCCATCGGCGCCGGGCTACTGCTCGCCTGGCAGGCGGGCCCCGCAGTCCTCGGTGCGGGCCTGGTCGGGGGCGCGCTCGGTGCCGCGTACTCCTTGCCCGGGCTGCGCCTCGCCGGTCGGGGTCTCGGCGAAGCGACGATTGCGATCGCATTCGGCATTCTCCCGGTCACCGGTGCCGCCTGGCTGCAGACCGGCTCGCTCGATGCCATGGCGCTCCTGCTCGCGCTGCCTGTCAGCGCCTGGGTCGCCGCAATCATTCTCGCCAACGAGATCCCGGACGCATCCGCCGACGCCGCCACCGGCAAGCGCACGCTCGCCGTACGCCTCGGCGTGCGCACGCCGCGGCTCTACGCGATCGTACAGGGCGCTGGCCTGCTCGCCGGCCTGGCCTGCATCGTGCGCCAACTGCTGCCCGCCTGGACACTGGCCGTATTCGCACTGCTGTTCGCCACCGCGCTGATCGCCTCACACTGGCTTGGCGGCTCGCGCACGGCGCTGCGCCGGGGCATCCGCGCGACGCTCGCGATTCACGTCATCGGCTCGATTGCGTTGATCGCCGCGCTGCTCTCGCCGGCTCATTCCGGCTGA
- a CDS encoding AgmX/PglI C-terminal domain-containing protein yields the protein MATPLLYRQFELPWSSDAAGERRFRRILRNVFVVYALLAIVIPFLPVVERERDQAPDLPERVVQLIVEKPKPPPPPPPPVVEPQPEKVVARVEPKPVKPKPVPVDRRAEARRKASRAGLLALTDELAELRDPNLTTSLATNKPLTGAVGDAARTERSLITAKSGRGSGGINTAAMSRNTGGSGLQGRATSQVESSLAGLAASADTSPRQGDGKPSRSREEIEMVFDRNKGAIYALYSRALRRDPGLQGKLVLKLTIEPNGAVSACEVVSSELGDEELLQKLVARVRMFRFEDKDVATVTTTKPIDFFPA from the coding sequence ATGGCCACTCCGCTCCTGTACCGGCAGTTTGAACTGCCGTGGTCCTCGGACGCCGCTGGCGAGCGCCGCTTCCGGCGGATCCTCCGCAACGTCTTTGTCGTCTACGCGTTGCTCGCCATCGTCATTCCCTTTCTGCCCGTGGTCGAGCGTGAGCGTGACCAGGCGCCGGACCTGCCCGAGCGGGTCGTACAGTTGATCGTCGAGAAACCGAAGCCGCCGCCCCCGCCGCCTCCGCCGGTCGTCGAGCCGCAGCCGGAGAAGGTCGTGGCCCGGGTCGAGCCCAAGCCGGTGAAGCCGAAACCGGTTCCGGTCGACCGCCGGGCCGAAGCGCGGCGCAAGGCGAGCCGGGCGGGCCTGCTGGCGCTGACAGACGAGCTGGCGGAACTGCGTGACCCGAACCTGACCACCTCGCTCGCAACCAACAAACCGCTCACGGGTGCCGTGGGCGATGCCGCGCGAACGGAGCGTTCGTTGATCACGGCGAAGTCCGGGCGCGGCAGCGGTGGCATCAACACCGCCGCGATGAGCCGCAACACCGGCGGCAGCGGCCTGCAGGGCCGCGCCACCTCGCAGGTCGAAAGCTCGCTCGCCGGGCTGGCGGCCAGCGCGGATACCTCGCCACGCCAGGGCGACGGCAAGCCCTCGCGCAGTCGCGAAGAAATCGAGATGGTGTTCGACCGGAACAAGGGCGCGATCTACGCGCTCTACAGCCGCGCGCTGCGACGTGATCCGGGCCTGCAGGGCAAGCTGGTGCTGAAGCTCACCATTGAGCCGAACGGCGCCGTGTCCGCCTGCGAGGTGGTATCGAGCGAACTCGGCGACGAAGAGCTGCTGCAGAAGCTGGTGGCGCGGGTCCGGATGTTCCGTTTCGAGGACAAGGACGTCGCCACGGTCACCACGACCAAGCCGATCGACTTCTTCCCGGCCTGA
- a CDS encoding biopolymer transporter ExbD, with translation MTPTRVKNHRKRKHTTGGHMALVPFIDMMTILVVFLLLHTADVDILPNTREIAIPQSVSDVKPRETLVVMVTRDSVYVGADRVSSLAEVAGTPGPIVEPLRAALLGQRERLRGSVDENGEPSHEVTIMGDRTVSYSVLRKIMATCTSAAFNKVSLAVLEREGRSSAGGSVG, from the coding sequence ATGACACCGACTCGCGTCAAGAATCATCGCAAGCGCAAGCACACGACCGGCGGCCACATGGCGCTGGTGCCGTTCATCGACATGATGACGATACTGGTGGTGTTCCTGCTGCTGCACACGGCCGACGTGGATATCCTGCCGAATACACGCGAGATCGCCATTCCGCAGTCGGTCTCGGACGTCAAGCCGCGCGAAACCCTGGTCGTGATGGTTACGCGAGACAGCGTCTACGTGGGCGCCGATCGTGTCAGTTCGCTGGCTGAGGTCGCCGGCACGCCGGGTCCGATCGTCGAGCCCCTGCGTGCGGCACTGCTCGGCCAGCGCGAGCGGCTGCGCGGCAGCGTGGATGAGAACGGTGAGCCCTCGCACGAGGTGACGATCATGGGCGACCGTACCGTGTCCTACAGCGTGCTGCGCAAGATCATGGCGACCTGCACCAGCGCCGCATTCAACAAGGTGTCGCTGGCCGTGCTCGAACGCGAGGGCCGCTCCAGCGCCGGCGGTAGCGTCGGATGA
- a CDS encoding biopolymer transporter ExbD yields MKASKHVQRVRRQHSRRRGAADLNLLPMIDMMVILVFFLIFTAVFSRTSILELNLPAGDASVPELPQGLQLEVIVREGVIEVADRRTGIMKNLPSAAGVYDLQGLSEYLKAVKAKFPDKDDATILLAPVIPYDVLVQVMDTVRIYDVPGSSGWARVELFPQIAVGDAPT; encoded by the coding sequence ATGAAGGCGTCAAAGCACGTCCAGCGCGTGCGCCGCCAGCACTCGCGGCGCCGTGGCGCGGCCGACCTCAATCTGCTGCCGATGATCGACATGATGGTCATCCTGGTGTTCTTCCTGATCTTCACGGCGGTGTTTTCGCGAACGAGTATTCTCGAGTTGAACCTGCCGGCCGGCGACGCGAGCGTGCCCGAACTGCCGCAGGGTCTGCAGCTCGAGGTGATCGTGCGCGAGGGCGTCATCGAAGTCGCAGACCGTCGCACGGGCATCATGAAGAACCTGCCGAGTGCGGCCGGCGTCTACGACCTGCAGGGCCTGTCCGAGTACCTCAAGGCGGTGAAGGCGAAGTTCCCCGACAAGGACGATGCCACCATCCTGCTTGCCCCGGTCATTCCCTACGACGTGCTGGTGCAGGTGATGGACACCGTGCGGATCTATGACGTGCCCGGCAGCAGCGGCTGGGCGCGAGTGGAGCTGTTCCCGCAGATCGCGGTGGGAGATGCGCCGACATGA
- a CDS encoding MotA/TolQ/ExbB proton channel family protein: MEFYSFIVGFFRDGGIFLYPMAVIFAAGVAISIERFIVLTHNSTVNRKAWDAITPSMRAGNIPEALKIAEKSASALGTVLCYGLSRARVAYRRDDIEKAMEESLLEIIPRLDKRTHYLASLANIGMLMGLLGTIVGLIAAFSAISTANPADKASLLAASISVAMNNTAGGLVVAITLLSCHMFLEAKTTALIDSLEVGALKFLNTMMDRTAAQNATPPPAPVVPPRGAPATARGTA, translated from the coding sequence ATGGAGTTCTATTCATTCATCGTAGGGTTCTTCCGCGACGGGGGTATCTTCCTGTACCCGATGGCGGTCATATTCGCTGCTGGCGTGGCGATTTCCATCGAGCGCTTCATCGTGCTGACACACAACAGCACCGTGAACCGCAAGGCCTGGGATGCCATCACCCCCAGCATGCGGGCCGGCAACATCCCGGAGGCGCTGAAGATCGCCGAGAAATCCGCTTCTGCGCTCGGCACCGTGCTCTGCTACGGTCTGTCGCGGGCTCGTGTGGCCTATCGCCGTGACGACATCGAGAAAGCCATGGAGGAGAGTCTCCTCGAGATCATTCCGCGGCTCGACAAGCGCACGCACTACCTGGCCTCGCTCGCCAACATCGGCATGCTCATGGGCCTGCTCGGCACCATCGTCGGCCTGATCGCGGCCTTCAGCGCGATCTCGACTGCCAACCCGGCCGACAAGGCGAGCCTGCTGGCCGCGAGCATCTCGGTGGCGATGAACAACACCGCCGGCGGCCTGGTGGTGGCGATCACGCTGCTCAGCTGTCACATGTTTCTCGAGGCGAAGACGACCGCGCTGATCGACAGCCTGGAAGTCGGGGCGCTGAAGTTTCTGAACACGATGATGGATCGCACCGCTGCGCAGAACGCCACGCCGCCGCCGGCACCGGTGGTGCCGCCGCGTGGTGCGCCCGCCACGGCCCGGGGCACGGCCTAG
- a CDS encoding tetratricopeptide repeat protein: MTACGSAGPRPEKGATVETGPAPALVADYQQALRQLEDGDEAGAQARLQALAGEHAEYSGPLVNLALIHARRGELDEAGALLERAVAVCTRCAEAWNELGVVQRRQGRFDEAERSYLAALTADPGYGNAHFNLGVLYELYLRRPALALDQYTRYLGLHAESPEAADVEKWMADLKRRVGTVERSARLEEPT, translated from the coding sequence ATGACCGCCTGCGGCAGCGCCGGCCCGCGGCCGGAGAAGGGCGCAACGGTGGAGACGGGCCCCGCACCTGCGCTGGTCGCCGACTACCAGCAGGCCCTGCGCCAGCTCGAGGACGGCGACGAGGCCGGCGCGCAGGCGCGCCTGCAGGCGTTGGCCGGGGAGCACGCGGAGTATTCCGGCCCGCTGGTGAACCTCGCGCTGATCCATGCGCGGCGTGGCGAGCTCGATGAGGCAGGCGCCTTGCTCGAACGCGCCGTCGCGGTATGCACCCGGTGTGCAGAAGCCTGGAACGAACTCGGCGTCGTGCAACGGCGCCAGGGTCGCTTCGACGAGGCCGAGCGCTCCTATCTCGCGGCGCTCACCGCTGATCCCGGGTACGGCAACGCCCACTTCAATCTCGGCGTCCTGTACGAGCTCTACCTGCGACGCCCGGCGCTCGCGCTCGATCAGTACACCCGCTATCTCGGCCTCCATGCTGAAAGTCCCGAGGCGGCCGATGTCGAGAAATGGATGGCGGACCTGAAGCGGCGGGTCGGAACGGTGGAGCGCTCCGCCCGACTCGAGGAGCCGACATGA
- a CDS encoding tetratricopeptide repeat protein yields the protein MIPALALAVTLGAGLWPFGAADRGADATIGSLRGKAPEVDLRQPVENGGAQARDHYREFLALPATPGDMRAQSMRRLADLHLAAGEEAEIADDGVASETEYRQAIALYRQYLEEFPARGETDTVLYALSRAYEGVGEPETSLSILDDLVQRFPASPLAAEAQFRRAERLFIARDYAAAERAYAAVVAAGENAEFYEQALYKQGWSLFKLGFYEECLDPFLTVVGRRLAPLADAPDRRLLEGLGKAERELVEDSLRAMSLSVSQLDGIASFDALLDRRGTVAFADVIYASLGDLYLAQERYGDAAAAYAGFVEREPAHPRAPYLQADVIHAYTLGKFPSRVLEAKAQYVELYGLDTAYWDATTPAARPLVVQYLKESLADLASYDHERAQRTRAPDAYQKAALWYRRYLQYFPEDPESAQRNFLLAEILYEGGDYAAAADEYRRTAYEYGAHPKAAEAGYASLLAEREREKQLDDAGRAAWRAAYIEEQLRFVAAFPDHAEAAAVQTHVAEDLFNRGDTERALQVAGEVVVRTPPASPELERVAWTVLAHGQFDLGRYAEAEHAYLRLRDLGSPEPERRAEIEERIAAAVYRQAEARRAAGDDAAAVAEFLRVADAAPDASIRPKAIYDAAALLVTDEQWGAAVGVLQRFRREFPTHELGPEVTQKLAVALAADGRGAEAAAEFETVAATTGIAEELQREALWRAADLYGLAGDRGAEQRVYGAIVARFPQPFPEAMEARSRLADRARETGDLAAWHRQLEDIVAADAAAGASRTDRSRYLAAHATLELAVPLRDSFVAVPLRAPLASSMKTKKQRMELALAAYGRAADYAVADVTTAATFEIAELYFRLGADLLGSEPPADLSAEEREEYQLLLEEQAFPFEEKAIELHGVNAERAADGVYDEWVRRSFERLAELSPARYARTERSERYVADID from the coding sequence GTGATCCCGGCGCTTGCGCTCGCTGTCACGCTCGGCGCCGGGCTGTGGCCATTCGGGGCAGCCGATCGCGGCGCGGATGCCACCATCGGCAGCCTGCGGGGCAAGGCACCGGAGGTGGATCTCAGGCAGCCGGTCGAGAACGGCGGCGCCCAGGCGCGCGACCACTACCGCGAGTTTCTCGCGCTGCCGGCCACGCCAGGCGACATGCGCGCGCAATCCATGCGCCGCCTCGCCGACCTGCACCTGGCGGCCGGCGAGGAAGCCGAGATCGCCGACGACGGGGTAGCGAGCGAGACCGAGTATCGCCAGGCCATTGCCCTGTACCGGCAGTACCTGGAGGAATTTCCCGCGCGTGGTGAGACCGATACCGTGCTCTATGCCTTGTCGCGCGCCTACGAGGGCGTTGGCGAGCCGGAGACGTCCCTCTCGATCCTCGACGACCTGGTGCAACGCTTTCCCGCGAGTCCGCTCGCCGCCGAAGCGCAGTTCCGGCGTGCCGAGCGGTTGTTCATCGCGCGCGACTACGCCGCGGCCGAGCGCGCCTACGCGGCCGTGGTGGCGGCCGGCGAGAACGCCGAGTTCTACGAGCAGGCGCTTTACAAGCAGGGCTGGTCGCTGTTCAAGCTCGGCTTCTACGAGGAGTGCCTCGACCCGTTCCTCACCGTGGTCGGCCGGCGCCTGGCGCCGCTCGCCGATGCGCCGGACCGCCGCCTCCTCGAGGGCCTGGGCAAGGCCGAGCGGGAGCTGGTCGAAGACAGCCTGCGCGCCATGAGCCTGTCGGTGTCGCAGCTTGACGGTATCGCGAGCTTCGATGCGCTGCTCGACCGTCGCGGCACGGTTGCCTTCGCCGACGTCATCTATGCCTCGCTCGGCGATCTCTACCTGGCGCAGGAGCGCTACGGCGATGCGGCGGCGGCCTACGCCGGTTTCGTCGAACGCGAGCCGGCTCATCCGCGCGCGCCGTACCTGCAGGCCGATGTCATTCATGCCTACACGCTCGGCAAGTTCCCGAGCCGCGTGCTCGAGGCGAAAGCGCAGTACGTGGAGCTCTATGGCCTCGACACCGCGTACTGGGACGCAACGACGCCTGCCGCACGCCCGCTGGTCGTGCAGTACCTGAAGGAGAGTCTCGCGGACCTCGCGAGCTACGACCACGAGCGCGCGCAGCGCACGCGTGCGCCTGATGCCTACCAGAAGGCGGCGCTCTGGTACCGCCGCTACCTGCAGTATTTCCCGGAGGACCCGGAGTCCGCACAGCGCAACTTCCTGCTGGCCGAGATCCTCTACGAGGGCGGCGACTACGCCGCGGCGGCGGATGAGTACCGGCGCACCGCCTACGAGTACGGCGCGCACCCGAAGGCCGCGGAGGCGGGCTACGCCTCGCTGCTCGCCGAGCGCGAGCGCGAAAAGCAGCTCGACGATGCCGGGCGGGCCGCATGGCGCGCGGCCTACATCGAGGAGCAGCTGCGGTTCGTCGCCGCCTTTCCCGATCACGCCGAGGCGGCGGCGGTACAGACCCATGTGGCGGAAGATCTCTTCAATCGCGGTGACACGGAGCGCGCGCTCCAGGTGGCCGGCGAAGTCGTCGTGCGCACGCCGCCGGCGAGCCCCGAACTCGAGCGGGTCGCCTGGACGGTGCTCGCCCACGGCCAGTTCGATCTCGGCCGCTATGCGGAGGCGGAGCACGCGTACCTGCGGTTGCGCGACCTCGGCAGCCCGGAGCCGGAGCGGCGCGCGGAGATCGAGGAGCGCATCGCCGCGGCGGTCTATCGCCAGGCCGAGGCGCGCCGTGCCGCCGGCGACGACGCTGCGGCGGTTGCGGAGTTCCTGCGCGTGGCCGACGCCGCCCCGGATGCTTCGATCCGGCCGAAAGCGATCTATGACGCGGCCGCGCTGCTCGTCACGGACGAGCAGTGGGGTGCGGCGGTCGGCGTGCTGCAGCGCTTCCGGCGGGAATTCCCCACGCATGAGCTGGGCCCCGAGGTGACGCAGAAACTTGCGGTGGCGCTCGCCGCGGATGGTCGTGGCGCCGAGGCGGCGGCCGAGTTCGAAACCGTGGCCGCAACGACGGGTATCGCGGAGGAGTTGCAGCGCGAGGCGCTGTGGCGTGCCGCCGATCTGTACGGGCTTGCGGGCGATCGTGGGGCCGAGCAGCGCGTCTATGGGGCGATCGTGGCCCGCTTTCCGCAGCCGTTTCCGGAAGCGATGGAGGCGCGCTCCAGACTTGCCGATCGCGCGCGCGAGACCGGCGACCTGGCGGCATGGCACCGCCAGCTCGAAGACATCGTTGCAGCCGATGCCGCGGCAGGCGCCTCGCGGACGGATCGCAGCCGATATCTTGCCGCGCACGCGACACTCGAACTCGCGGTGCCGTTGCGCGACTCATTCGTCGCGGTGCCGCTGCGCGCGCCGCTCGCCTCCAGCATGAAGACCAAGAAGCAGCGTATGGAGCTGGCGCTTGCCGCCTATGGGCGGGCCGCGGATTACGCGGTCGCCGATGTGACGACGGCGGCGACCTTCGAGATCGCCGAGCTCTATTTCCGGCTCGGCGCCGACCTGCTCGGCTCGGAGCCGCCGGCGGATCTGTCGGCGGAGGAGCGCGAGGAATACCAGTTGCTGCTCGAGGAGCAGGCGTTCCCGTTCGAGGAGAAGGCCATCGAGTTGCACGGGGTGAATGCGGAACGGGCCGCCGACGGCGTCTACGACGAGTGGGTGCGGCGCAGCTTCGAGCGCCTGGCGGAACTGAGCCCTGCGCGCTATGCGCGCACCGAGAGGAGCGAGCGTTATGTCGCCGACATCGATTGA
- a CDS encoding tetratricopeptide repeat protein, with protein sequence MRNRPPRLGDWLTVLLLLGGVAVSGTSRAAGPPVAGTVVRDLYYGEALFQFYQQDDFTALTHLLAAREAGRVPHHEADAELLLGGLYLSYGQHERAAAVFEQLLAGAPSAAVRDRAWFYLGKVRYQRGLYPDALAAFARVGAALPEALSPELPMLVAQSHMALGDWDEAQRVLEAWDAPETWLAYARYNLGVALVRQQRTADGARLLDRVGRMDADTAELKSLRDKANLALGYAWLQANDAERARPVLQRVRLRGPFANKALLGAGWADAISADYRSALVPWLELTDRNLLDSAVQESFLAVPYALGHMEAHGAAVARYQRALGSFDAEIASLDRAMQRIRGGEMLDTLLAADDGELGRWYWQLEELPDTDDSRYLYHLLAGHEFQEGVKNYRDMAALARHLDAWRENLDTYAAMVDSRVEAFRTRLPATTQRLETVDLGTLEARRSALAGRLDRAETNRDVAALATATELDQWRRLEALAPRVAAAGDAPLTERQRLLKGILLWDLDRTFKERLWHGRRELAEVERELATAQARLAGAQVAETAEPQRFDEYAERIAALSPRIDALRAAIDHSMHRQEGVLVALAVDELHSQQERLASYRVQARFALATMFDRAATQAAASRPAGAPQ encoded by the coding sequence GTGCGCAATCGCCCGCCACGACTCGGTGACTGGCTGACCGTACTCCTGCTGCTCGGCGGAGTCGCGGTGAGCGGCACGTCGAGGGCGGCCGGACCCCCGGTGGCCGGTACCGTGGTACGCGATCTGTACTACGGCGAGGCGCTGTTCCAGTTCTACCAGCAGGACGACTTCACGGCCCTGACGCACCTGCTGGCCGCCCGGGAGGCTGGGCGGGTGCCGCACCATGAAGCCGATGCCGAGCTCCTGCTCGGCGGCCTGTATCTCTCCTATGGGCAGCACGAGCGGGCTGCCGCTGTCTTCGAGCAGTTGCTGGCGGGCGCGCCGTCTGCGGCGGTGCGCGACCGCGCGTGGTTCTATCTCGGCAAGGTCCGCTACCAGCGCGGGCTCTACCCGGATGCGCTGGCCGCATTCGCCCGGGTGGGCGCGGCGCTGCCGGAAGCGCTGAGCCCGGAGCTGCCGATGCTCGTCGCGCAGAGCCACATGGCGCTCGGCGACTGGGACGAGGCGCAGCGCGTGCTGGAGGCCTGGGATGCGCCGGAGACCTGGCTCGCTTATGCACGCTACAACCTCGGCGTGGCGCTGGTGCGCCAGCAGCGCACCGCGGACGGCGCCCGCCTGCTCGATCGGGTCGGCCGGATGGACGCAGACACCGCCGAGCTGAAGAGCCTGCGCGACAAGGCGAACCTGGCGCTCGGCTACGCCTGGCTGCAGGCGAACGACGCCGAGCGCGCGCGCCCGGTGTTGCAACGCGTGCGCCTGCGCGGACCTTTCGCCAACAAGGCGCTGCTCGGCGCCGGCTGGGCCGATGCCATTTCCGCCGATTACCGCTCGGCTCTGGTGCCGTGGCTGGAACTGACCGATCGCAACCTGCTCGACAGCGCCGTGCAGGAATCATTTCTCGCGGTGCCGTACGCGCTCGGGCACATGGAGGCCCACGGAGCGGCGGTGGCGCGCTACCAGCGCGCACTCGGCAGCTTCGACGCGGAGATCGCCAGTCTCGATCGGGCGATGCAACGCATCCGCGGCGGCGAGATGCTCGACACGCTCCTGGCCGCCGATGACGGCGAACTCGGGCGCTGGTACTGGCAGCTCGAGGAACTGCCCGACACGGACGACTCGCGTTACCTCTACCACCTGCTGGCGGGGCACGAGTTCCAGGAGGGGGTGAAGAACTACCGCGACATGGCAGCGCTCGCCCGCCACCTCGATGCGTGGCGCGAGAACCTGGATACCTATGCCGCGATGGTGGATTCCCGCGTCGAGGCCTTCCGCACGCGGCTGCCTGCCACGACGCAACGCCTTGAAACGGTGGATCTCGGCACGCTCGAAGCGCGGCGCAGCGCGCTCGCCGGCCGCCTCGACCGCGCGGAGACGAATCGTGACGTCGCGGCGCTCGCGACGGCCACCGAACTCGACCAGTGGCGCCGGCTGGAGGCGCTCGCACCACGGGTTGCCGCAGCGGGCGATGCGCCGCTCACCGAACGACAGCGGCTGCTCAAGGGCATTCTGCTCTGGGACCTCGACCGGACCTTCAAGGAACGGCTCTGGCACGGACGGCGCGAGCTCGCGGAGGTGGAGCGTGAGCTTGCCACCGCGCAGGCGCGTTTGGCCGGGGCCCAGGTGGCAGAGACCGCCGAGCCGCAACGCTTCGATGAGTATGCCGAGCGCATTGCGGCGCTGTCGCCGCGCATCGATGCCCTGCGTGCGGCCATCGATCACAGCATGCACCGCCAGGAAGGCGTGCTGGTCGCACTCGCAGTCGATGAACTGCACTCGCAGCAGGAACGTCTCGCCAGTTACCGCGTGCAGGCGCGCTTCGCGCTGGCGACGATGTTCGACCGCGCGGCGACGCAAGCCGCCGCATCCCGGCCGGCAGGTGCACCGCAGTGA